A window of Cellulomonas wangleii genomic DNA:
GCGGCCGGCGCTGCAGTGGACCAGCACGCCGGGCTCCGCGGTCGCGACGGCCTGCAGGGTCGCGCGCAGCAGGTCGGGCAGGAGCCGCGCGTTGTGCGCCCAGTACTCGGGGGAGTCGAGGATCGGACCGCACGTCGCCATGAACGGCACGTGCGTCGGGTCCTCGGTGGGGGCGTGGACGAGCGTCACGTCGGGCCACGGCTCGCCCGCCGTGCCGTGGTCACCGGGTCGCGTGCCGTGCTCGTCGGTGTTGCGCAGGTCGACGACGGTGCGCACGCCCCAGCGGACCGCGTCCTGCCGGCCGGCGGGGGTCAGCCACTCGCGTCGGGGACCGCGCGCGACGCGGCCGAACCGGGTGGTGCCCGTGGGGGACAGCGGTGTCGGCAGGCCGCCGAGGTCCCGCGCGTTGCGGTAGCCGTCCCAGACGAGGGCGCGCGCGGCGGTCACCTCGTCGTCGGGGCGAGCCGTTCGGCGGGGACCGTCCGGTAGTGGTCCGGGGCGTCGAGGAACCGGACCGGCACCTCGGGCACGAGGTCCGTCAGCCAGCGCGCGTACTCGGCCATGCCCGCCTCCTCCGACGGTGCGTGCCCCACGACGACCATGCCGGCCGACGTGCCCGCGGTGACTGCGTCGGCGGCGTACTCCCCGATCTCCCACTCGTGGCCCTCGCCGATGACGAGCACGTCGACGTCCGGGCGGGCGAGGACGCGCCGGTTCCACTCGAACCCCTGGAACCCCGGCTGCACGGCCACGACCGACACCGCCGCCGCCGGGTCGCCGACGTACCGCAGCGCGCACGCCCCGAGGGAGCGCGCGACGTGCGCGGCGAGCTCACCCAGGGTCGTCGTCGGGCCCAGCGTCGTCGTCGGGAGGTCGTACACCCCGGCGTCGCCGTCGCGCTCGGCGTCGAGCCAGCCCAGGGCCCGCGCGACGCCGGTGAGGATCCCGTCGGGCTCGCGGTCGTGCCAGGCGTCGTGCGCGCGCAGCACCCGTAGGCCGTGCTCGGCGACGAACGCGGCCTTCGCCGCGTGCACCGGGTCGCCCTGTGCGGCGAGCGTCGCCTCCGACGTGCCGCCGTGGTCGAAGTACAACGGCTCGTGGGTGATGACGAGGTCCAGCCCCTGCTCGACCGCCCGCCGCAGGACGTCGAACGTCGCCATCACCGTCACCGCGACCCCGCGCACGGGAGCGTCGGGGTCACCGGTGAGGAACCCGTCGACCGTCGTCCCGCGTCGCGGCGCACCGATGTGCGCGTCGATCCGCTCTGCCACCTGCTGCGCCGTCATCGCCACGGGCGCCACCCTAACGACGGCCGACGGGGTCGCGGGCCACGCGTCCGCCCCGGCCGCGCCGCGGGCGCGCCGCGCCGACCTGACCTCCCAAGCGTTTCGGAGGTTGCCGCGCCACCCACCCCCACCGAGGGTCGATCTACGTCGTCCGTCGTCCCGGAGGTGCTCATGTCCCGCTTCTCACCCGGCCGCCGCGTCGTCGCGGCGGCCGGCGCCCTCGCCCTCGGTGCCGCTGCGGTGGTCGGCTCCGTCGCCCTCGCCGCGCCTGCCTCGGCGCACGGGGCGGTGTCCGACCCGCCGTCCCGCGTCTACGGGTGCTACCAGCGCTGGTCGGGCAACCACACCGACCCCGCCATGGCGACCCAGGACCCCATGTGCTGGAGCGCGTGGCAGGCCAACCCGAACGCCATGTGGAACTGGAACGGCATGTTCAAGGAGAACGTCGGTGGGCGCCACGAGCAGGCCATCCCCGACGGCAAGCTGTGCTCGGCGGACAACCCGCTGTACGACGCGGCGAACACCCCTGGCGCCTGGCGGGCCACCCCGGTGCCGTACGACTTCCGGCTCACCCTGCACGACCCGTCCAACCACGGGGCCGACTACCTGAAGATCTACGTCACCAAGCAGGGGTACGACGCGCGCACCGAGCCGCTCGCGTGGTCGGACCTGGAGCTCCTCACGACGACCGGGCGCTACGCCCCGTCCAGCCCGTACGTCACGGACGTGAGCATCCCGCGGGACCGCACCGGCCACCACGTGGTCTTCACGATCTGGCAGGCGAGCCACCTCGACCAGCCGTACTACCAGTGCAGCGACGTCCTTCTCGGCGACGGGGACCCGGCGCCGAACCCGACGACGCCCGTGCCGAACCCGACCACCCCGGCACCGAACCCGACCACCCCGGTGCCGAACCCGACGACCCCGGTGCCGAACCCGACCACCCCGGCCCCGAACCCGACGACACCGGCCCCCGGCCCGTCGGGCTGCACCGCCACGGTGTCCGTGGTGAGCGCCTGGCAGGGCGGCTACCAGGCCACGGTGACGGTGACCGCCGGGTCGAGCGCGATCACCGGGTGGAAGGCGACCGTGAACGGCGCGACCATCACGCAGGCGTGGAACGGCACGGCGTCCGGCAGCACCATCACCTCGGCCGGGTGGAACGGTGCGCTCGCACCCGGGGGGACGGCCACCGCCGGGTTCCTGGGCAGCGGCAGCTCGAGCGGGCTCAGCGCCACCTGCACCGCGTCCTGACGTCTCGTCCTGACCCGCGCCCGGTCCTGCGCGCGGGGTCTGAGCACCACGAGGGCCGCACGTCCGTCCGGGCGTGCGGCCCTCGTGCCGTGCGGGCTCGCGCTCGTCCCACGCGCGGCCGGCGGCGACCGGTGCCACGGTGATGCCGGTGGACGACCGTCCGGCACGGCGCGCGATCCACCTCCCGCGCGGGGGCAGAATGGGGCCGCTGGATCTGTTTCGACGAGGAGCTCACCGTGCCGCAGGGAATCGTCCGTTGGTTCGACACCGAGCGAGGCTTCGGCTTCCTCGACCTCGGGGAGGATGCCGAGGACCTGTTCGTCCACGCCTCCGAGATCGTCGGGGACGACAACCGCAAGGTGCTGAAGGAGGGGCAGGAGGTCGAGTTCGAGCTCGGCGAGGGCGACCGCGGGCCGCAGGCGCGCAACGTCCGGGTCGTCGGCGAGTACGCCGCCGACACGCCCGTGGGCCAGCTCGGCACCGTCTCCTGGTACGAGCCGGCCAAGGGGTACGGCTTCATCACCCCGGACAGCGGCGAGGCCGAGATCTTCGCGCACAGCTCCGCCATCGTGGGCGGTGGCGTGCTGCGCGAGGGGCAGCGGGTCGCGTTCATGGTCGTGCCCGGCGAGAAGGGCCCGCAGGCCGACCACCTGCTGCCGCTCGGCGCGAACGCCGCCCCGGCCGCCGTGCCCGACGGCGCCGACGGCACCATCACGTTCTTCGACGCGGACAAGGGCTTCGGGTTCGCCCGGCCCGACGCCGGCGGCGAGGACGTGTTCGTCCACGCCAAGGCTCTGGTCGGGACGGTCAGCCTTGCCGAGGGCGACCGCATCAGCTTCACCGTCGCCGAGAGCGACCGCGGGCCGCAGGCCCACGACGTGCGGCTCGTCGGCGGCCAGGCCCGCCGCGGTGCGCCCGCCGGCCGAGGTGCGCCCGCCGCCGGCCGCGGCCGCACCGAGCGGCCCCGGGGTTCGGGTGCGCCGGCGCGCGGTGGCACGGGCACGGTCGCGCGTTACGACGCGGACCGCGGCTTCGGCTTCATCACCCCCGACGCGGGCGGCGACGACCTGTTCGTGCACGTGTCGGTCGTGCGCGGGTCCGACGACGGGCTCTACGAGGGCGACCGGGTCAAGTACGAGGTGCGCCAGAGCGACCGGGGGCCGCAGGCGGACCGGGTCGAGCTGCTGTAAGGCGGGCGGGGTCGCCTGCCGGCGGTCAGACCCGCAGGAGGAACTCGTTGCCGTCGGGGTCGGACAGCTCGACCGTGCCGTCGGGCCTGACGCCGAGCAGCGCGGCGCCGAGCGCCGTCAGCCGCGCGGTCTCGTCGGCGAGGTCGCCGACGGCGGTGAGGTCGAGCCGCTGCCGGGCACGCCCGTGCCGGGGCGTGATCGGCCCGTCCCACGACACCTTGGTGCCGCCGAGGGGGGACTGGATCGCCGTCTGGAGACCCTCGTCCCACACGACGGGCCAGTCGAGCACCTCGGACCAGAAGAACCCCGCCTCGCGCGAGCCCTCGCAGGTCAGCTCCGCGAGGAACCCGCAGCCGGCGAGGAAGGACGTGCCCGGCTCGATCACGCACAGCTCGCCGCCCTCGGGGTCGGCCAGCACGACGTGGCCCTCCTCGGGGCGCTGCCCGACGTCGAGGTGGCGGGCGCCGAGCCGCAGCGCGGACTCGACCGTCCGGCGCTGGTCGGCCGGGTCGGTGCCGGCGAGGTGCAGGTGCATCCGGTCCCGGCCGACCCGCGGCGCGCTGCTCGCCGTGAACCTCAACCCGAGCTGCGTCGCGGACCCGGGGACCAGGACACCGTCGGCCGTGGCGACGGTCGTCCGCCCGAGGAGGCCCGACCAGAACCGCGCCGCACGCGCGGGGTCGTGGGCGTCGACGTCGAGGGCCGTCAGCCGGCTGGGCACCCTCGCACGGTAGCCCGGGGCGCGAGCCGCTGCACGGGTAGGACTGCGGGGGTCGTCACCGGTGCCAGCGGGGGCGTCGGGAGCACGATCGCCGACCATCCGGCGTCGCTCGCTCACGTCGTCGTCAACCTCGACCCGGTGATCTGACGCATCACGGGGCGGGGTGCCATGTACACAATCATTGTTGGCTTGCTACGGTTGTGTGCATGTCCGAGCAGCGGGTCGGCGCCGACCTGAGCGTCGCGGAGGCGGCCCGTGCCGCCGGGCTCAGCCACGCCCGTGTCGGGGCGCTGGTCAGGTCAGGCCGGGTGCCGTCGCGCCGGATCGGTCGTCAGCACGTCATCACGGACCCGGAAGCTCTGCTCGCGATGCCACGTCGGG
This region includes:
- a CDS encoding tyrosine-protein phosphatase, encoding MTAARALVWDGYRNARDLGGLPTPLSPTGTTRFGRVARGPRREWLTPAGRQDAVRWGVRTVVDLRNTDEHGTRPGDHGTAGEPWPDVTLVHAPTEDPTHVPFMATCGPILDSPEYWAHNARLLPDLLRATLQAVATAEPGVLVHCSAGRDRTGLVVTLLLANAGVPPVDVAADWAQSVREVAGRRDHTDDRQSTWDEAQVEAFLAEAVPVAQEAAADVGRLLDVIGLDAGTRRRLRDLLVA
- a CDS encoding Nif3-like dinuclear metal center hexameric protein, producing the protein MTAQQVAERIDAHIGAPRRGTTVDGFLTGDPDAPVRGVAVTVMATFDVLRRAVEQGLDLVITHEPLYFDHGGTSEATLAAQGDPVHAAKAAFVAEHGLRVLRAHDAWHDREPDGILTGVARALGWLDAERDGDAGVYDLPTTTLGPTTTLGELAAHVARSLGACALRYVGDPAAAVSVVAVQPGFQGFEWNRRVLARPDVDVLVIGEGHEWEIGEYAADAVTAGTSAGMVVVGHAPSEEAGMAEYARWLTDLVPEVPVRFLDAPDHYRTVPAERLAPTTR
- a CDS encoding lytic polysaccharide monooxygenase, with the translated sequence MSRFSPGRRVVAAAGALALGAAAVVGSVALAAPASAHGAVSDPPSRVYGCYQRWSGNHTDPAMATQDPMCWSAWQANPNAMWNWNGMFKENVGGRHEQAIPDGKLCSADNPLYDAANTPGAWRATPVPYDFRLTLHDPSNHGADYLKIYVTKQGYDARTEPLAWSDLELLTTTGRYAPSSPYVTDVSIPRDRTGHHVVFTIWQASHLDQPYYQCSDVLLGDGDPAPNPTTPVPNPTTPAPNPTTPVPNPTTPVPNPTTPAPNPTTPAPGPSGCTATVSVVSAWQGGYQATVTVTAGSSAITGWKATVNGATITQAWNGTASGSTITSAGWNGALAPGGTATAGFLGSGSSSGLSATCTAS
- a CDS encoding cold-shock protein, yielding MPQGIVRWFDTERGFGFLDLGEDAEDLFVHASEIVGDDNRKVLKEGQEVEFELGEGDRGPQARNVRVVGEYAADTPVGQLGTVSWYEPAKGYGFITPDSGEAEIFAHSSAIVGGGVLREGQRVAFMVVPGEKGPQADHLLPLGANAAPAAVPDGADGTITFFDADKGFGFARPDAGGEDVFVHAKALVGTVSLAEGDRISFTVAESDRGPQAHDVRLVGGQARRGAPAGRGAPAAGRGRTERPRGSGAPARGGTGTVARYDADRGFGFITPDAGGDDLFVHVSVVRGSDDGLYEGDRVKYEVRQSDRGPQADRVELL
- a CDS encoding VOC family protein, with the protein product MPSRLTALDVDAHDPARAARFWSGLLGRTTVATADGVLVPGSATQLGLRFTASSAPRVGRDRMHLHLAGTDPADQRRTVESALRLGARHLDVGQRPEEGHVVLADPEGGELCVIEPGTSFLAGCGFLAELTCEGSREAGFFWSEVLDWPVVWDEGLQTAIQSPLGGTKVSWDGPITPRHGRARQRLDLTAVGDLADETARLTALGAALLGVRPDGTVELSDPDGNEFLLRV